Genomic window (Ureibacillus composti):
CAATCATATTGTCATCGGTGAACTTTCAGAAATGACAGAGGAAGACTTAGCTGGTAAGGAAGGTAAAACATTATTTGAGTCTACAATAAAAGCTCAGCTAAATGAATTGATGCAAGAGGGCGAAGTTGAACAAATCTACATTACCTCCTACGTCATTCAGTAACAGTCGGAACAACAATGTGTAACACGTGAAATGGAGGTGGGCAAATGGCAGGAGATGTATTATCCCAATCCGAGATTGATGCGCTTCTATCTGCAATTTCCACTGGTGAAATGTCAGCGGATGAAATCAAGAAAGAAGAAGAAACTAAAAAGATTAAAAACTATGACTTTAAACGTGCGCTTCGTTTCTCAAAAGATCAAATTCGAAGTTTGACTCGAATACATGAGAATTTTGCCAGACTACTAACAACATTTTTCTCAGCTCAATTGAGAACCTATGTTCAAATAACGGTTGTCTCTGTGGACCAAATCCCGTTTGAAGAATTTGTACGTTCAATTCCCAAAATGACATTAATTAATATATTTGAAGTGCCACCTCTAGATGGTAATATCTTAATGGAGATTAATCCTAACATCGCGTACTCCATGCTGGACCGTTTAATGGGGGGGAAAGGCTCGAGCTATAGCAACGTGGATAACTTAACTGAAATTGAACAAAAAATAATGACCAATTTATTTGAGCGTTCATTCGATAACTTACGAGAAGCTTGGCAAAATGTTGCTGAAATTGACCCGATGCTCGTCGAACTTGAAGTGAATCCACAGTTCTTACAAATGATTTCACCAAATGAAACGGTTGTAGTGATTTCATTAAATACGATCATTGGTGAAAATACAGGGATGATCAATATTTGTATCCCACATGTTGTACTCGAACCAATCATTCGCAATTTGTCTGTTCAATATTGGATGCAGTCCAATACGAAAGAAGCTACTCCAGAACAAACGAAAATGCTTGAAAATCGCGTTAAACAGGCTCAGATTGATCTTGTTGCCGAATTAGGTACATCGGACATTACCATTGAAGATTTTCTTTACATGAACATTGGTGATGTCATTCAATTAGATCAAAATATTAATGACCCACTAACTTTAAAAGTGGGGAATATACCGAAGTTTACGGTTCAACCAGGTAAATTAAATAAAAAAATGGCAATTCAGATTATCGAACCTGTGAAAGGAGGAGACGAAGATGAGTGATGGTATGCTCTCCCAAGAAGAAATTGAAGCTCTATTAAGAGGCGAAACTTTAGAAGATCGTATTAATGAGTTAGATCAATCAACAAATGAAGTAACAATTAATATTGATGATTATTTAAATTTGATGGAACAATCCGCGTTAGGTGAAATTGGAAATATTTCATTTGGAAGTTCTGCTACCGCCCTTTCGACTTTATTAAACCAAAAAGTAGAGATCACAACACCTGTCGTTTCAATGATTAACCGCAATAAATTAGAAGAGGAATTTCCACATCCATATGTTGCTATAAAAGTCGAATATACAGCAGGGATTAACGGTATGAACCTGTTAGTCATTAAACAATCGGATGCTTCTATTATTGCAGATATTATGTTAGGTGGAGATGGCTTACATCCAAATATGGATTTAGGCGAGATTCAATTAAGCGCGGTACAAGAAGCCATGAATCAAATGATGGGTTCAGCTGCCACATCTATGTCAACGGTCTTTAATAAAAAGGTAGATATTTCACCACCATCCATTGACTTACTTAATATTTTACAAGATAAAGGCCGTGACTACATACCTGATGAAGATTTATTAATCAAAGTATCTTTTAGATTGAAAATTGGTGAATTAATTGATTCAAATATTATGCAATTACTGCCGTTAAAGTTTGCGCATGGTATTGCTAAAACACTTCTTGGCGAGGAAGAAGTAACAAATGTGGAACAACCAATGCAAAACGTTGTACCAGAAGTAGTACCACAAACTTCACAAGTACAACAACCCGTTTACGAGCCGTCTATTGAGCAATCGAGTTACGCAAATCCTATGGCGCAACAACCATTGACGCCACAAGCACCGCCAATGGTTCAACAACAAATGGTTCAACAACCGATGTATCAGCAGCCGCCAACATACCAACAACAAGCGGCGACGACATATCAAGAACCACCTGTACATGCGATGCCTTATTATCAAGCACCGCCACAACAAATACAACAGCCGCCAGTAAATGTACAACAAGCGCAATTTACATCATTTGAGCAAGCGAACATTACACCTGCTGAAGCCCGAAATCTGAATATGTTATTAGATATTCCGTTACAAGTAACAGTAGAGCTCGGAAGAACAAAACATTCGGTAAAAGATATACTACAATTAGCTTCTGGTTCAATTATTGAATTAGACAAACTTGCTGGTGAACCGGTTGACATTTTAGTTAATAGCCGTCTAATCGCTAAAGGGGAAGTTGTGGTTATTGAAGAAAACTTCGGAGTTCGTATTACGGACATCATCAGTCAAGCTGAACGCTTAAATAATTTGAAATAATCTATTGGGGGAATACACAATGTCAAAAAGAATTTTAATCGTGGACGACGCTGCATTTATGAGAATGATGATTAAAGACATCTTAACGAAAAATGGTTACGAGGTAGTAGGTGAAGCTGCTGATGGCCAACAAGCAGTAGAAAAATATGCGGAATTAAACCCGGATTTAGTCACAATGGATATTACGATGCCAGAGATGGATGGAATTGCAGCTTTAAAAGCAATCAAATCAACTAATCCTAACGCAGTTGTTATTATGTGTTCTGCAATGGGGCAACAAGCAATGGTAATCGATGCAATCCAAGCTGGTGCAAAGGATTTTATTGTAAAACCATTCCAAGCGGATCGTGTAATTGAAGCCATCCAAAAAGCATTGGGTTGATGAGATGCAGGGGATTCATTTAAATAAGAAAGCGATTGTTTTTGTATTACTTATTATGATGGCTCTAACATTGCCAACACAACTAGTATCTGCTTCACAAAGTAATCAAATGATCAGTGATGAATACCTTCAAAATCCAGACACAAACACAGATGAATCCCCAGACTCAAAAGAGGTTGACAACCAAAATGTTGGCCTCGGACCTGGGGATTACATCAAGATGTTGTTATCTTTACTGTTTGTACTTGGTTTATTGGTTTTCGTATTAAAGTTCTTGAATAAAAAAAGCTCGAACTACCAGCAAAATAATGTCGTGAAAAATATTGGCGGGATTTCAGTTGGTTCACAAAAATCTGTTCAACTCCTTCATATTGGTAATTCTCTTTATATTGTTGGAGTTGGTGAAGATGTGCAGCTACTCAAAGAAATTCAGGACCCTGAAGAAATCGAACAGCTTATCAAAATTTATCAAGACAAGCAGCAAACAATCGTTTCTGCATCGCCTTACATTACTGAATTATTCAAAAAGCTTAAAAAGAAGCCAAGTGTTGAAGAAACTGAGTCACAATCTGATTTTGGAGCAATCTTAAAAAATCGTTTATCTGAAATAAATAAAGAGCGACACGAGGGATTGGAAAAATGGAAGGAAAAGGAGCACGATAAATAATGCAAGACTTTATCTCATTCTTTTCTGACAGTGATCCAACGAACGTCTCTACTTCTGTTAAATTACTTTTAGTATTAACAGTATTGTCATTAGCACCAAGTATTCTAATATTAATGACCTCGTTTACGCGAATTGTCATTGTATTATCGTTTACACGAACTGCACTGGCTACAAACCAGATGCCACCGAACCAAGTGATTATTGGGTTAGCTTTGTTTTTATCGTTTTTCGTTATGGCACCTACATTTAATGAGGTAAATGAAGAAGCTCTACAACCGTTATTTGCAGAGGAAATCGACCTTGATGAGGCATATAACAGAGCAACGATCCCATTTAAAGAGTTCATGGCAAGTCATACGAGACAAAAAGATTTAGAGCTGTTTCTAAGTTACAACCAGGCTGAGCGTCCTGATACTGTAGAAGAGATCCCATTAACGATGCTCGTCCCGGCTTTTGCATTAAGTGAAATAAAGACAGCATTCCAAATGGGTTTTATGATTTTTATTCCATTTTTAGTAATTGATATGGTAGTAGCAAGTGTCCTGATGTCGATGGGGATGATGATGTTACCGCCTGTTATGATTTCATTACCATTTAAAATACTATTATTCGTCCTTGTTGATGGTTGGTATTTAGTAATTAAATCTTTACTTCAAAGTTTTTAGGGGTTGATACAAATGAGTCAAGAAATGGTCATTTCAATAGCAGAAAGAGCGATATGGACCGTCCTTTTAGTTTCAGGGCCCTTATTGTTAGTAGCATTAATAACAGGATTGATTGTCAGTATATTTCAAGCCACAACATCTATTCAAGAACAGACACTGGCGTTTGTACCGAAAATCATTGCGGTATTCGTTGCAATAATTTTCTTCGGGCCATTTATGATTACTAAATTGACAGACTATCTTTACGATATTTTTAATAACCTGACTCGATATATCGGGTGATTAGATGACAGAACTTATTCCTGATCTATCCGTATTATTATTAATTTTAGTCAGAGTTTCTGCTTTTTTTGTATCAGTCCCTTTTTTATCTTATCGAACGATTCCAGCACAATTAAGAATTGCCTTAGCCCTTATTTTATCGTGGATGATGTATTACACGTTAAATGTAGAGCCGTTTCCAATTGATGGAGAGTATTTACTACTGATCATGAAAGAAGCGATTATTGGACTTTCGATTGGACTAGTAGCGTACATAGTTACTTCTGCCGTGCAAATTGCAGGAGGATTTATTGATTTTCAAACGGGGTTTGCCTTAGCCAATATTATTGACCCACAAACAGGTGCTCAAAGCCCACTAATGGGGCAATTTTTTAATTTCCTATTATTATTTGTATTACTTTCAACAAATGGACATCATCTCATTTTAGATGGAATCTTTTATAGTTATCAATTTGTCCCAATCGATCAACTTACACCAAACTTCGGTGATGCGAATACTGTAGAGTTTATTGCAAAGTTATTTACTTCGGTGTTTGCGGTTGCATTTCAAATGTCTGCACCAGTAGTTGCAACGATATTTTTAGTAACCATAGCTTTAGGGATTACCGGAAAAACAGTACCGCAACTAAATATTTTCGTTGTTGGTTTTCCTATTAATATCGCCGTTGCCTTTCTTGTTTTATTTATCGTAATGGGGCTGATGATTACGGTAATGGAAAATGTGGTGGAGATGATGATTTTAGCAATGCGGGATTTGATGCAGTACTTAGGTGGTTCTTAACATGAAGTTATTACTAACGTTAGATATACAATTCTTTGCAGGGGAAAAGACGGAAAAAGCGACACCTAAAAAACGTCAAGATGCTAGGAAAAAAGGACAAGTATTAAAGAGCCAAGATGTTTCGGCCGCATTTGTTCTTTTACTTAGCTTCTTATTTCTAATCTTTGCTGCACCATTAATGCAAGAAGGCCTTTTTTCTTTCTTAATACAAGCATTTGAAAAAAATATGCTCATTGATACGCTAACAACTGATACAGTTATGCAAATGTACACGGACTCGCTAAAAGAAATGGCTGTTATTTTGCTACCTATTCTAGCTGTAACCGTTGTTGCAAGTGTTGGAGCGAACTTTTTTCAATTTGGGTTTTTATTTACGACTGAATCCTTAAAAATAGACTTAAAAAAAATGGATCCCATTAAAGGGATTAAAAAAATCATATCTGTCCGTGCCATTGTTAACCTTTTAAAGTCACTTTTAAAAGTTGCATTTATTGGTACGGTAACAACGATTGTCATATGGACTAATTTAGAAGATGTTCTGTCACTTGCGTTACAAGAACCTTTCTCTACATTAAGTACGGTGGCACAATTAACTGGATTAATGGGTATTGCGGCTTCCGCAGTATTGATCGTAATTGCACTTCTCGATTATATGTATGAGAAATTTGAATATGAAAAACAACTGAAAATGTCAAAGCAAGACATTAAGGATGAATATAAAAATAGTGAGGGTGACCCTCTCATTAAATCAAAAATTAAGCAACGTCAACGAGAAATGGCTATGCGCCGGATGATGCAAGATGTACCAAATGCAGACGTGGTCATTACGAACCCGACGCACTTTGCTATTTGCTTAAAATATGATGATACAAGTATGGATGCACCAAAGGTCGTTGCCAAGGGTACCGATTATGTTGCACAAAAAATTAAATTAATTGCGAAAGAAAATAATGTCGTAATGGTTGAAAATCGACCGTTAGCACGAGCAATGTACGACCAAGTAGAAATTGGTGATCAAGTGCCAGAGGAATTTTTTAAAGCGGTGGCCGAAATCCTTGCGTATGTTTATCGTATAAAACGTAAAATTTAGAGCTTATTGAAAGAAAGTATAAACTTTTAAAGTTCGAACAGTGTCTAGCTACGGCGGCTAGGCTCTCGCGTCACTTCGACTCCTCCTACGAAGGCAAAAAGCGCCTTCTTCTCGGAGTCTACAGTGCGTGAGGCTCACAGGATGTGAGTCATGTCGGCAATGCTCGCGCGTGTCGCGTTTTTGCCGACACGAGCCTGAACGAGCCGCCTCCGCATTTCTAGGTGTCTAGCTCCGGCGGCTACACCCTCGAGGTCGCTTCGACAATACCAGCGAAGGCAAAAAGCGCCTTCACTGGTATTGTCTCCAGCGCTTGAGGCTCACACGATGTGAGTCATGTCGGCAATGCGACGCGATGTCGCGTTTTTGCCGACGCGGGTGTGAACGAGCCGCCTCCGCATTTCTTTTAGGAGGGTATTACATGAAATTTCGCGACTTAGGGGTATTAGGTGCAGTCATATTAATAGTAGCGATGCTGATCATCCCTCTACCAACGTGGTTATTAAGTTTTTTAATTATTATCAATATCACGTTATCTTTAATCGTTTTACTAACGGCGATGAATATGAAAGAAGCATTAGATTTTGCTATTTTCCCTTCCGTCATTTTGTTATTAACTTTGTTCAGACTTGGACTAAGTATTTCGACAACCCGTGCGATTTTATCAAATGGAGATGCGGGAGATGTCGTTGAAACATTTGGTCAGTTTGTAACCGGCGGAAATATTTTAGTAGGTTTAGTAATCTTCTTGTTATTAGTAGTTATTAACTTCATTGTAATAACAAAAGGTTCGGAACGTGTGGCTGAAGTTGCAGCTCGATTTACATTAGATGCAATGCCGGGGAAACAAATGAGTATCGATGCAGATTTAAATGCCGGCATGATTTCGGAAAAAGAAGCACGTACTCGCCGAGAAAAAGTTTCAAGAGAATCAGATTTTTACGGGGCAATGGATGGTGCGACGAAATTCGTAAAAGGAGATGCCATTGCTTCCATTATTATGGTATTCATTAACCTTTTATTTGGGATTGTTATTGGGATGCTTCAACTTGACTATGCGTTTGCAGATGCTGCATCTCACTTCTCAACGCTAACAGTTGGTGACGGACTCGTTGCACAAATTCCAGCATTGCTTGTTTCGACAGCAACAGGGATTGTTGTAACACGTGCTGCTTCGGAAGGAAATCTTGGCGAAGACATTGTGAACCAATTATTCGCTCAATCTAAACTTTTATATGTTGCAGGGGGCACAATGATTCTTCTCGGTCTATTCACACCGATTCCTGACTGGATTACGATTCCAATTGGAGCTTCATTAATTACGGGAGCATATTTCATGGATCGCAAGAAACCCGAAGACCCCGAAGAACTGCTTGAGATGGAAGAAGAAGAGGCAACTGACACTATGAAGAGTCCAGAAAATGTCATTAACCTACTAAATGTAGATCCAATCGAATTTGAATTTGGGTATGGGTTAATTCCATTAGTGGATGCAGCACAAGGTGGGGACTTATTAGATCGCGTTGTGATGATTCGTCGACAGCTTGCGTTAGAACTTGGAATTGTCATCCCGGTAGTACGTATTCGAGATAATATTCAACTTCAACCTAACGAATATCGTATCAAAATAAAAGGAAATGAAATGGCAAAGGGTGAGCTTTTGCTAGACCATTATTTAGCGATGAGTCCAAGTGATGATAATTCAATTGAGGGGATTGATACGATCGAACCTTCATTCGGATTACCTGCGAAATGGATCACAGAACAAACAAAAGAAGAGGCCGAGATTTTAGGTTACACAGTTGTTGACCCACCAAGTGTTGTGTCGACACATTTAACAGAAATTATTCGCATGAATGCCCATGAATTACTAGGCCGTCAAGAAACGAAACAATTGATTGATCATCTGCGTGAAAGTTATCCAATCTTAGTGGAGGAATTAACGCCAACACCATTATCGATTGGTGAAATTCAAAAAGTATTGGCCAAACTATTACAAGAAAATGTATCGATTCGCAATTTGCCGATTATTTTTGAGACATTAGCCGATTATTCAAAACTAACAAGTGATCCGGATATTTTAACAGAATATGTTCGTCAAGGACTTGCGAGACAAATCACATCGCAATATGTTTCTGGACAACCTGCTTTAAAAGTCATTACGGTTCCGGCAAAAATTGAAAAGTTAATTGCAGACAGTATTCAACAAACGGAACATGGAAACTACTTAGCTATGAATCCACAAGAATCCCAGGAGCTTTTAGAAGCAGTAGCAAAAGAAGTGGAACGGGTGTCGTTTATGGAACAATCACCAATTATTCTTTGCTCGCCTGCAATTCGCATGTATTTAAGACAGTTAACAGAACGGTATTTCCCGCAAATTCCTATACTTTCTTATAATGAGTTAGATTCAAACGTTGAAATACAAAGTGTTGGAGTGGTGAATGTAGAATGAAGATGAAAAAATATACTGCACCTTCAATCGCAGAAGCAATGAAGCAAATACGAGCTGACCTTGGTGAAGATGCCGTCATTATCTACTCAAAAGTAGTGGTAACGAAAAAACTCTTCGGGCTTATTAAACATAAAAACTTTGAGGTGCTAGCAGGTGTGGATCAAATTGAGACAAAACCAACTACCGGGTCTATGTTAGCGGATCTTCAACCTGATCACTTCCAACCTTCTCGATCAACTGTGCAAGAAGAGGTACATAGCGAAAATACCCTTTTAACAAGTGAATTGAAAAGTGAAATTGCGGATTTAAAAGCCATGCTTCAGTCCATGCAAAGACTGACAGTGGAGTCACAAATCCCTCAGGAAATGAAACCATTTCTCGACTTTTTAAAGCGTCAAGAGCTAAACGAAGAGCTCATCACCGCTATAAGTGATGAGCTTTTTCAGCTATATAAAAAACAAGGGACACTTTCAAATCTAGAGATAAAAGAAGTAGCGGAGCAATATTTAAAAGAAAAAATGCTATCACTTCCAATTGGTGGACTCTCTTATAAAAGAAAATACATTAATTTACTTGGACCAACAGGTGTAGGAAAAACGACAACCATTGCGAAAATGGCTGCTCGAGCAGTTTTAGAGAAAAAGAAAAAAATTGGATTCATCACAACTGATACTTATCGAATTGCGGCAATTGAGCAACTAAAGACCTATGCAAATCTGTTACAGGCTCCAGTTGAAATTGTTTACAATGCGAATGATTACAAGGCGGCAATTAAAAAATTCGAACACCTTGATCTCATCTTTATTGATACTGCAGGGCGCAATTATAAAGAAGCGAAATATGTAAATGATTTAAAGAAATTAATCGAATTCGATGAGGAAGTTGAGTCGTTCTTAGTTCTATCCTTAACTGCCAAAGAAAAAGATATGGAAACAATTACTGAGCAATTCGGGGAAATTCCAATCGAAAAGTTCATCTTTACCAAAATTGACGAAACAAATACTATTGGCACCTTGTTTAATTTAATGATTAAATATAATAAAGGACTTGCTTACTATACGAATGGTCAAGAAGTCCCGGAAGATATTGAAGAGGCAAAAATAGAAAAATTACTTGAATTGTTCTTCCAAGGAGAACTCAAATGAGAGATCAAGCTGAAAAACTAAGATTAAAAATGTTGGAGAGCCAAGGCATTTTGGGAAGATCCATCGCTGTTGTAAGTGGGAAAGGTGGAGTAGGGAAAAGCAACTTTACTACCAACTTTGCCATTACACTTGCGAAACTTGGGAAAAAAGTCGTTATTCTAGATATGGATATTGGTATGGGCAATATTAATATTTTAATTGGAAAAACTGCCGCTTCCAATTTAAAAGACTATTTAGTGGGTGACGTTTTACTTGAGGATGTCATATTGGATGGGCCATTTGATTTAAAATATATTGCCGGTGGTTCTGGAATGTCTTCAGTCATGGAATGGACAGAAGAAATGTTCGATTCCTTAATTCAGGCATTTGAACATTTACAAAAAAACTTCGACTATATTTTATTTGATATGGGTGCTGGGGCATCGAATTGGACGATTGATTTATTAACATCCATCGATGAAATTATGGTGATTACTACAGCTGAACCAACTTCCATCACTGATGCGTATTCAATGATGAAGTATATTCATCTACGAGACCAACAGAAAACATTCTATTTACTATGTAATCGGGTAATCTCTCCTGAAGAAGGGGAAGAAACTTTAGGTCGTTTAAGAAATACAATGATGAAATTTTTATCAAAAGATGTAATCGTACTAGGGTCCCTACCAGAAGATTTATCGGTTCGAAAAGCAGTAAGGGAGCAAGTTCCTTTTTCTATTTCTTATCCGAATGCGCCAATCACCAAAACACTTCAAACGATTGTTGACCGTTTTATCCATCAACAAATGGAAGAAGTTCAAGCACCAATTCATCATCATACGTTTTTATCTAAATTAAGAAGGATCTTTTCGAAAGGACGTGATTAATTGGAAAGTCCTAAAAAAAGTAAATTGTTAATTGTTGATGATTCTGCATTTATGAGAAAACTGATTCGAGACTTTTTCGATGGCAATAAAACAATTGAAGTCGTTGGAACTGCCCGTAACGGAAAAGATGCTTTAAAGAAAATTGAAGAATTAAACCCTGATATCGTTACATTGGATGTTGAAATGCCTGAACTAAATGGACTTGATGCATTAAAAGAAATTATGGAAGTTAATCCTCTACCAATCATTATGCTATCAAGTTCAACGAAACAAGGGGCAGAAAGTACATTAGCTGCAATGGAAAATGGAGCGGTAGATTTTGTGACCAAACCTGGTGGCACCATTTCACTTGAATTACACAAAGTGAAGGAAGAACTTGTCCATAAAGTTGAACAAGCTGTACACGTTTCAGTTGCAAAATTAAGAAAACCGTCACCGTCTGAAGAGAAGCGTTTTACAACACCTGACGTTAAAACTACGAATCTAGTAAGAGAAACTTCTTCTTCGGCTGACTTAATGATTCAACCAAAAAGAAAAAGAGAACTTGTAAGTCCCAGCAGTAAAGTGAAAAATGATTGGTCACAGACATCGAAGAAAATTGTTTGTATTGGTACATCAACGGGAGGGCCACGAGCATTACAAGAAGTATTGACCCAATTGCCCGCAACAATTCAAGCACCTATTTTAATTGTCCAGCATATGCCTGCAGGGTTCACAAAATCTTTAGCAGAACGGCTAAATAATTTAAGTAAAATTCAAGTAAAAGAAGCTGAACACGGTGAAATTTTACAAAATGGAACGGCTTATATTGCACCAGGAGGCTATCATTTAAAACTAAAAAAAGTAAGTACGGCATTTGAAATTGAATTAGATCATCAGGAGCCACCTCGTTCAGGGCACCGACCCGCAGTAGATGTGCTGTTTGAATCAGTTAGTCAATTTGAACATGTTAATAAAATTGCTGTCATTATGACTGGAATGGGCCAGGATGGGTCAAAAGGTTTAGTTGCATTAAAGCAAACTGGCAACACAATAGCGATTGCAGAATCACAAGAGACTTGTATCGTTTACGGAATGCCTAAAGCTGCAGTGGAAACAGAGCTTGTAGACGAAATTGTAGAAGTTGATGAAATTGCACAAGCGATTATGAAATATTTGCCGTAAAAGGAGTGTTCTCGTATGGACATGAACCAATATTTAGAGATGTTCATTGAAGAAAGTAAAGAGCATTTACAAGCATGTAGTGAACATTTATTAGAACTAGAAAAAAACCCCCAAGACTTAAGCGTGGTAAATGAGATTTTCCGTTCTGCACATACGTTAAAAGGTATGTCTGCAACAATGGGTTATGAAGACTTAGCAGATTTAACACACAAAATGGAGAATGTCTTAGATGCCATTCGAAATGAAAAGATTCATGTTACAACAGAGATATTAGACGTCGTTTTTGAATCGGTTGACCATTTGGAAGCTATGGTATTTGATATTGCCGATGGTGGGGACGGGAAACGTAATGTGGCAGAAACGGTTGAGAAATTAAAAAATATTGAATCAGGTAATCCAGTCACTCCAACACAGCAAGAGCCAAAACAAGTGGATCATGAAGTTGCTGCAACAACCGTTGTGGCTAGTGCTCCAAAACTTGAATATGACGACTTTGAAAAAACAGTTTTAATTCAATCGATCGATCAAGGCTTTAATGCAATTGAAATTGCCGTATCACTTCGCGCGGATTGTTTATTAAAAGCAGCCCGTGTTTATATGGTATTTGATATTTTAGAAAAAAGTGGGGACGTTATTAAATCAAACCCAACGGTCGACAAGCTAGAAGAAGAACAGTTTGATCAAGACTTCTATGTAGCGTTTATTACAAAAGAACCGGCTGACGAACTTCAAAAGAAAATCATGAAAGTGTCCGAAGTAGATAAAGTTACCGTTGTACAATTATCACAAGAAACATTAAAACCTTCGACAACGGAAGAAACAGTTCAAACAGTGCCATCAACACCAACATTACAAGAAGTGAATGAACTATCACAAAGTGACAATTCTAGTAATGCTGTAATAGCTCAAAAATCCGAAACGCCAGCAAAAGCTCAAGTTTCTGAAAAGAAACATGCTTCAAGTAAAACGATTCGTGTAAGTATTGAACGTTTAGATATTTTAATGAATCTATTTGAAGAGCTTGTCATCGATAGAGGACGTCTTCAATCGATTTCGACTGAGGTGAACCATTCAGAATTAACTGAAACAGTTGAACGTATGAGTCGAGTAATGGGAGATCTGCAAAATATTGTTCTGACAATGCGCATGGTTCCTGTTGAAACGGTATTCAATCGATTCCCTAAAATGGTACGCTCGCTATCTCGTGACTTACATAAGAAAATTAACCTTGAAATTATCGGTGCAGAAACAGAACTTGATCGCACAGTGATTGATGAAATTGGTGATCCACTCGTTCACTTAATTCGAAACTCCCTTGACCATGGAATAGAAAGTCCAGAAGCGCGGGTAGCGAAAGGAAAACCAGAAGAAGGTACGGTCATTTTACGTGCCTACCATAGTGGAAACTATGTCTTCATTGAAATTGAAGATGATGGTGCAGGAATTAATCGCGATAAAGTACTGAAAAAAGCGATTGATAAAGGCATTGTAACGAAGGATGCTGCACTGAGATTATCAGATAAGGAAATTAATGAACTGATTCTTGCTTCTGGTTTCTCGACAGCTGATCAAATTTCGGATATCTCTGGCCGTGGCGTTGGACTAGATGTGGTCAAATCAACAATTGAATCATTAGGTGGTAGTATTTCCATCGAATCTACCCAAGATGTTGGTTCGATTTTCTCTATTCAATTACCTTTAACATTATCGATTATTTCCGTTATGTTAGTGGAAATAGAAACAGAGATCTATGCAGTCCCTCTATCATCAATTATCGA
Coding sequences:
- a CDS encoding chemotaxis response regulator protein-glutamate methylesterase — its product is MESPKKSKLLIVDDSAFMRKLIRDFFDGNKTIEVVGTARNGKDALKKIEELNPDIVTLDVEMPELNGLDALKEIMEVNPLPIIMLSSSTKQGAESTLAAMENGAVDFVTKPGGTISLELHKVKEELVHKVEQAVHVSVAKLRKPSPSEEKRFTTPDVKTTNLVRETSSSADLMIQPKRKRELVSPSSKVKNDWSQTSKKIVCIGTSTGGPRALQEVLTQLPATIQAPILIVQHMPAGFTKSLAERLNNLSKIQVKEAEHGEILQNGTAYIAPGGYHLKLKKVSTAFEIELDHQEPPRSGHRPAVDVLFESVSQFEHVNKIAVIMTGMGQDGSKGLVALKQTGNTIAIAESQETCIVYGMPKAAVETELVDEIVEVDEIAQAIMKYLP
- a CDS encoding chemotaxis protein CheA, translating into MDMNQYLEMFIEESKEHLQACSEHLLELEKNPQDLSVVNEIFRSAHTLKGMSATMGYEDLADLTHKMENVLDAIRNEKIHVTTEILDVVFESVDHLEAMVFDIADGGDGKRNVAETVEKLKNIESGNPVTPTQQEPKQVDHEVAATTVVASAPKLEYDDFEKTVLIQSIDQGFNAIEIAVSLRADCLLKAARVYMVFDILEKSGDVIKSNPTVDKLEEEQFDQDFYVAFITKEPADELQKKIMKVSEVDKVTVVQLSQETLKPSTTEETVQTVPSTPTLQEVNELSQSDNSSNAVIAQKSETPAKAQVSEKKHASSKTIRVSIERLDILMNLFEELVIDRGRLQSISTEVNHSELTETVERMSRVMGDLQNIVLTMRMVPVETVFNRFPKMVRSLSRDLHKKINLEIIGAETELDRTVIDEIGDPLVHLIRNSLDHGIESPEARVAKGKPEEGTVILRAYHSGNYVFIEIEDDGAGINRDKVLKKAIDKGIVTKDAALRLSDKEINELILASGFSTADQISDISGRGVGLDVVKSTIESLGGSISIESTQDVGSIFSIQLPLTLSIISVMLVEIETEIYAVPLSSIIETSIIKKSDILNAHKQKVIDFRGKIVPLIFLDEIFEVPRHQAIDDEYLSVVIVRKGDKLAGLVVDSFIGQQEIVLKSLGNYLTNIFAISGATILGNGQVALIVDCNALMK